Within the Terriglobia bacterium genome, the region GGAACCGCGCACGCATACGCCGACAGCAGCGGGATAAACGACTTCCCATTCAGTCCCACGCGCGACATCGTCCGGTCGGCAATCACTGCTGCCCGCGCCAGGTACCCCGAATCCTCCAGCACTCCGATCACAAAAAACAGGATGAGGATCTGCGGCAGGAACACCAGCACCGATCCCACGCCTGTCCACACGCCCTTGATCAGGAATGACCGCACCCAGTTATCGGGCAGCAGGGCGCCCAAATAATGTCCGCCTGCGTTCAACCCTTCCTGGAATAGGTTAGAGAGCCCCTGCCCGATCACGAACGTCACCTGGAAAACCAGCAGCACCGTGACCGCAAAAATCACCACGCCCCAGATGCGATGGAGAAAGATTCTGTCCAGCCGCTCTGTCCACACTGGCGTCGCCGGCTTCCGATACGACGCCTTTTTGCCGACGCGCAACGCCCAGTCTCGATATCCCTTCGCGTCCTGCAGCACCGGCAAGTCGAGTGGCTTCGGCTCTTCCACCCGAACCGTCAAAAAATTCGTGATTGCCGGCAGTCCCTCGCCCGTCGTCGCACTCGCCAGCACGACTGGAGTCCCCAACTGCCGCGCCAGCGATAAAACATCCACCGAACCGCCCTGCTTCTTCAACTCGTCGGCCATGTTGAGGACGATGAGCGTGGGAAATCCCAGTTCGATGACGCGCGCCGCCAGTACCAGGTGCCGGCTCAGGTTCGTTGCGTCAGCCACAAGCACCACCGCGTCAGGACGCTTCATTCCCTGCATGCGCCCGTGCAGCACTTCCACGGTCACGCGCTCGTCTTCTGAAATTGCGTTGAGACTATAGATTCCGGGGAGATCGATGACCGCGACTTCTTTCCCATTCTCCGCGCGAACAATTCCGGTGTGGTGTTCGACGGTGACGCCCGGGAAGTTGCCGACCTTCTGCCGCAATCCGGTCAGCCGATTGAACAGTGTCGTCTTTCCCGAGTTCGGCGGTCCAACCAGCGCCACCGTGCGCGAGGTGTTTTCTAATTCTGCCTGTAGTGCTGAGCCATCGGCATGGCAGGAGGCGCTCACGGATACGCTCGCATCAATCTGCCGCAGCCGACAGTGGTTCGATCGTGATACACCGCGAGAGTTCTCCCCGCAGCGCCAACTCCGTGCCTTCCACGCGATAGATCCGCGGGTCCCCGCCCGGTCCGCTGTGCGCAACCAGGACTTCAACTCCGGGAATGAGACCAAGGTTCATCAGATGTTCTGCCGTCGCCGGTTCCATCTCCAGCTTCTCAAGCACTGCGCTTTCTCCGACGTGCAGATCCGCCAGCGTGGCCCGTGATTTACGATGAGGACGTTTTATGAAGTTGAAAATCATTTTCAATTCCGACTTCATTGTGCGCCACCCGGCTGGCTTGGGTCAACGGGCGTTGTCACACCACTTTGTGACATGTGAACAATCCCGGGTATCATCCCACAACTCGCCTGAATTCATAGAGTTACAGGCGCACCAGCAAGATGGCCGGCCGCCGCGAATCTCTCCTGCTGACACGAATATTACAAATCAGGTGCTTTTCTGCGCCCGCTCTGGACACAACCCCCGTGGAAATTGAAAATCGCCTTTCGGGAGAACTCATTGAACATCCTCGTCACCGGCGGAGCCGGATACATCGGAAGCGTCACCGTCGCCGAACTCGTTCGCGAAGGCCACACCGTCACCGTCGTCGACAACCTCAGCAATGGTCACCGGAAGGCCGTCGTTCAGGGCGCCAACCTCATCGTCGCAGATATCGCCGACTCCAACCGGCTGTCCGAAATTTTCGGCCGCGCCAGGTTTGACGCCGTGATGCACTTCGCCGCCTTCATCGAAGCCGGCGAGTCCATGAAAACTCCCGAGCGTTTCTTCCGCAACAACACGGTGAACACGCTCACCCTGCTCGAAGCCATGTTGCGAGCCGGCGTCCAGCGCTTCGTCTTTTCCTCAACCGCTGCGCTCTACGGTGACCCGGAGACCATTCCCATTCCCGAAGACGCGCCTCTCCGCCCAACCAACGCCTACGGCGAATCGAAACTCCTCGTCGAACGCATGCTCGCCTGGATGAACGGCATCCACGACCTTCATTACGCCAGCCTGCGCTACTTCAATGCCGCGGGCGCAACCGCCGAACTCGGCGAAGCGCACCATCCCGAGTCGCACCTTGTGCCTCTTGTGCTTGAAGCCGCTGCCGGCAAGCGTCCCAACATTTCCATTTTCGGCACCGACTATTCCACGCCTGACGGCACCTGCGTTCGCGACTACATTCACGTTCTTGATCTCGCAAAAGCTCATCTTTTGGCCTTGCATGCTATTGAAACCCGGGAGAAACTCGTCTACAACCTCGGCAACGGGAACGGATTCAGTGTTCGCCAGGTCATCGACGCCGCGCGTCGAGTTACCGGCCGCCCCATCCCCGTTGTCGAATGCCCGCGACGCGCCGGAGATCCGTCAGTACTCGTCGCCAGTTCCGAAAAGATTCGGGCCGAATTGGGTTGGCAGCCGCAAATTTCCAATCCCGAGGAGATCATCCGAAGCGCTTGGGAATGGCACCAGCAGCACCCGGATGGATACGGCACGTAGCACAACTCCGTACCGCAGCTCCAGGCTGCACAACTTCTTTGTGGGGAAGAAAATGAAGATCACCGTTGCTGTAGTGTGCCTCGCCGGGCTCACCGTCATTTCGGGCTGGGCACAAACTGGCTCGAAGCCTCGATCGAATTCAAAACCCAATCCCGCCGTCCAACGCGGCAAGTACCTCGTAACCCAAGTCGGCCTCTGCCAGGACTGCCACACACCGCGCGACCAGAAAGGCGCCTACATTCAGCAGAAATGGCTCCAGGGCGCTCCAATCATGTTCTCACCTTCTGTCGAAATGCCTTGGGCGGGAACCGCGCCGCCGATCGCCGGACTCGAGGGCTGGTCCGACCCGCAAATTCTCAAATTCCTTGCGACCGGCGTCGACCGCGACGGCAAGCACCCGCGCCCACCCATGCCCGAATACCGCTTCAACAACGCGGACGCCAAGGCCGTCGCCGCCTACCTCCGCTCTCTGAAACCCGAAACCGCCACCGAAAAATCTGCACCCGCGGAGTCCGGCCGCAAATAACGCCGCCCCCTGCTGATGAGTTGACTGAAGTGCCCCACCCTTGGCTTCATCTCCTCGGGTGGGGCTTTTGACTCTAGCTTTGTTCTTGGTTTTGCGTGGTTTTGTCTTTTTACTTTTGATCTCCGGCTCTTCCGATTTTCGGTTCTTCGGTTGCCTTCTTACGCCGCGTCCTCTCCCTCTTCCGAGTCCGGAATTGTCGATGGCGGATCGCTCGTCGGAAACGAGTCCGCTAATGTCTTATCCAGTGATCTTTCCCTGATCTCATCAGGTTTCTTGGCAGGCCGTTCTTCCGGATCTCGCCCGCTGCCCCGGTGTTCCGGTTCTCCCGGCTTCACCTGGGGCGCACCCCGCTTCTTCTCCTCACCCATACATTGACCTCCTCGTTCTTGCCCCTGCTAGGATGCGGGTTTCCACGCGGCGGTTTGGAGACCTCTCCCCTGAACGTACCTTCCCGGATGCTCGTTTGTTCCCGTTCTTCGGTTCACCCGATCTTCGGTTCTTCGGTTGCTTTTCCGTTCTTCCATTGCTCTGCGACCGACTATCATGTTCGCAGGATTTCCCCCAAATGGGTGACAAGGCTCTCTCATGAGATGGTCGGCTGAACGCGCTATTGCCGCAGGCTTCACCGTAGCCCTCGTGATTCTCATCATCGTCGGAGTGGCTTCCTACAGGAATGCCATGGACCTCCGCGACGCCAGTAACTTCGAGCAGCACACCCAGCAGATCCTCGACGACCTCCGTGACGTGATGTCCTCTTTGAAGGACGTTGAAACCGGAAGCCGCGGATACGCCCTCACCGGGGAAACTCCGTTTCTTGGTCCTTATTTCATAGCCGTGCCTCGCGCGCGCAACAGCATCAACCGCCTGCTCGCCGAGGTCCGCGATCCCGAAGTTCGCACCGCAATCCTGCAATTGGACTCCCTCGTGGAGGAGAAGATCCGCATCTCCGACGAGCAGGTCCAACTTCGGCGTTCCGGGCACAACCACCCCAATACCCAACGCCAACTCCTCATTCGAGGCCGCGTGATCATGGACCGCATCCGCGA harbors:
- a CDS encoding ferrous iron transporter B — encoded protein: MSASCHADGSALQAELENTSRTVALVGPPNSGKTTLFNRLTGLRQKVGNFPGVTVEHHTGIVRAENGKEVAVIDLPGIYSLNAISEDERVTVEVLHGRMQGMKRPDAVVLVADATNLSRHLVLAARVIELGFPTLIVLNMADELKKQGGSVDVLSLARQLGTPVVLASATTGEGLPAITNFLTVRVEEPKPLDLPVLQDAKGYRDWALRVGKKASYRKPATPVWTERLDRIFLHRIWGVVIFAVTVLLVFQVTFVIGQGLSNLFQEGLNAGGHYLGALLPDNWVRSFLIKGVWTGVGSVLVFLPQILILFFVIGVLEDSGYLARAAVIADRTMSRVGLNGKSFIPLLSAYACAVPAIMATRTIPNKRDRIATILIAPFMTCSARLPVYTLFIAAFIPAKPLLGPIFGMRAAAMTSLYVLGFLMAVITARILKSSILKSDAVHFVMEMPPYRWPTAASLGLRLLDRSKVFLVRAGTIILAVAVVLWVLTNFPMHNGKPPAIEDSAIASVGHFIEPAIRPMGFDWKIGVGLISSIPAREGIVATLGTLYGVDPEAHSMDLQAALAHELSFAGAVALLLFFAFAMQCASTIAIVRRETNSWKWPAIQFGYMTVVAYVSATVAYYLLK
- a CDS encoding FeoA family protein — its product is MKSELKMIFNFIKRPHRKSRATLADLHVGESAVLEKLEMEPATAEHLMNLGLIPGVEVLVAHSGPGGDPRIYRVEGTELALRGELSRCITIEPLSAAAD
- the galE gene encoding UDP-glucose 4-epimerase GalE, coding for MNILVTGGAGYIGSVTVAELVREGHTVTVVDNLSNGHRKAVVQGANLIVADIADSNRLSEIFGRARFDAVMHFAAFIEAGESMKTPERFFRNNTVNTLTLLEAMLRAGVQRFVFSSTAALYGDPETIPIPEDAPLRPTNAYGESKLLVERMLAWMNGIHDLHYASLRYFNAAGATAELGEAHHPESHLVPLVLEAAAGKRPNISIFGTDYSTPDGTCVRDYIHVLDLAKAHLLALHAIETREKLVYNLGNGNGFSVRQVIDAARRVTGRPIPVVECPRRAGDPSVLVASSEKIRAELGWQPQISNPEEIIRSAWEWHQQHPDGYGT
- a CDS encoding c-type cytochrome, whose amino-acid sequence is MKITVAVVCLAGLTVISGWAQTGSKPRSNSKPNPAVQRGKYLVTQVGLCQDCHTPRDQKGAYIQQKWLQGAPIMFSPSVEMPWAGTAPPIAGLEGWSDPQILKFLATGVDRDGKHPRPPMPEYRFNNADAKAVAAYLRSLKPETATEKSAPAESGRK